One segment of Desulfonatronum sp. SC1 DNA contains the following:
- a CDS encoding cytochrome c family protein, producing the protein MKKVTFGTILILWFALVFLLPLVIGAQGPTGANFVGSKECSYCHPDEYERFTAHANKAKSDHSVRLMAPKLTPEELRECYECHTTGYGQPGGFRSFEETPEMAHVGCESCHGPGSVHARTGHRDDIVGNLTLDVCRPCHEDERVQVINYKPLIYSGAH; encoded by the coding sequence ATGAAAAAGGTAACGTTCGGGACCATCTTGATCCTATGGTTCGCCCTGGTGTTTCTTCTGCCGCTGGTGATTGGCGCGCAGGGGCCGACGGGCGCAAACTTCGTAGGATCCAAGGAGTGCTCGTACTGTCATCCGGATGAGTATGAACGGTTTACGGCACACGCCAACAAAGCCAAATCCGACCACAGTGTCCGGCTGATGGCGCCCAAGCTGACACCGGAGGAGCTTCGTGAATGTTACGAGTGTCATACTACCGGGTATGGCCAGCCGGGAGGATTTCGAAGCTTCGAGGAAACCCCGGAGATGGCCCATGTGGGGTGTGAAAGCTGTCACGGTCCGGGCTCCGTGCATGCCAGGACAGGCCATCGGGACGACATCGTCGGCAATCTGACTCTCGACGTCTGCCGTCCGTGCCATGAAGACGAGCGGGTCCAGGTAATCAACTACAAGCCGCTGATTTACAGCGGGGCGCATTGA
- the trpA gene encoding tryptophan synthase subunit alpha codes for MSTSHLTDKINQAMAQGRKAVMPYLPAGYPTKDAFWKHIEDLDAAGADIIEVGVPFSDPVADGPVVEQAALCCLEQGVTLGWILEELTQRRSAIQAGIVLMGYMNPFLQYGIPKLALDAAQAGVNGLIIADLPLEESDEIRNVLQEQGIALIPLVGLNSSMERLRMHADKAAGFVYFVSVMGTTGVRDALPEELRNALIQARQSFSIPLALGFGLHSPAQLQGVETVVDGVVMGSALIRHLDATGKVGDFLVPWMIAR; via the coding sequence ATGTCCACAAGTCATTTGACCGATAAGATTAATCAAGCCATGGCCCAGGGGCGCAAGGCCGTTATGCCCTACCTGCCCGCAGGATATCCGACCAAGGATGCTTTTTGGAAGCACATCGAGGATCTGGACGCCGCGGGCGCGGACATCATCGAGGTCGGCGTGCCTTTTTCCGATCCCGTGGCCGACGGACCGGTGGTGGAGCAGGCGGCGTTGTGTTGTTTGGAACAAGGCGTAACCTTGGGATGGATTCTGGAAGAGCTGACCCAGAGGCGCTCGGCCATCCAGGCTGGGATCGTGTTGATGGGCTATATGAACCCTTTTCTGCAGTACGGTATTCCCAAGCTGGCCCTGGACGCGGCCCAGGCCGGAGTGAACGGGCTGATCATCGCCGATCTGCCCCTGGAAGAGAGCGACGAGATTCGAAATGTCCTTCAGGAGCAGGGCATCGCCCTGATCCCGCTGGTCGGCCTGAACAGCTCCATGGAGCGGCTCCGGATGCATGCAGATAAAGCCGCGGGCTTCGTCTATTTTGTCTCGGTCATGGGTACCACGGGAGTCCGGGATGCGTTGCCGGAAGAACTCCGGAACGCCCTGATCCAGGCCAGGCAATCTTTTTCCATCCCCCTGGCCCTGGGCTTTGGTCTGCATTCCCCGGCCCAACTCCAAGGCGTGGAAACCGTGGTGGACGGGGTGGTCATGGGCAGTGCTTTGATCCGACACCTGGATGCGACCGGAAAGGTTGGTGATTTTCTGGTCCCTTGGATGATAGCTCGGTAA